A stretch of Arachis hypogaea cultivar Tifrunner chromosome 15, arahy.Tifrunner.gnm2.J5K5, whole genome shotgun sequence DNA encodes these proteins:
- the LOC112749830 gene encoding protein CDI gives MSLSNGKIHPANGASDEKEKPFKIFVGYDPKEDIAYQVCRHSILKRSSIPVEIIPIKQSDLRKSGLYWRERGQFESTEFSFSRFLTPCLANYQGWAMFVDCDFLYLTDIKELRDLIQDKYAIMCVQHDYAPKETTKMDGAVQTVYPRKNWSSMVLYNCGHPKNSVLTPETVNSQTGAYLHRFQWLEDDEIGSIPFVWNFLEGHNKVVENDATTKPKAIHYTRGGPWFEAWKHCEFADLWLNEMEEYLKEAKKENTN, from the coding sequence ATGAGTTTGAGTAATGGCAAGATTCACCCAGCAAATGGTGCTTCTGATGAGAAGGAGAAGCCCTTCAAGATCTTTGTAGGGTATGATCCAAAAGAAGACATTGCCTATCAGGTATGCCGCCACTCAATCTTGAAAAGGTCTTCAATCCCCGTTGAGATCATCCCAATTAAGCAATCAGATCTGAGAAAGAGTGGCTTGTATTGGCGTGAGAGAGGCCAATTTGAGAGCACAGAGTTCTCCTTTTCAAGATTCTTGACTCCTTGTTTGGCCAattatcaaggttgggccatgTTTGTGGATTGTGATTTCCTCTACTTAACAGATATTAAGGAATTAAGGGACTTGATTCAGGATAAGTATGCCATCATGTGTGTTCAGCATGATTATGCTCCAAAAGAGACCACAAAGATGGATGGGGCAGTGCAAACTGTGTATCCAAGGAAGAATTGGTCTTCAATGGTGTTATACAATTGTGGCCATCCCAAGAACAGTGTTCTAACTCCTGAAACTGTTAATTCACAGACTGGTGCTTACCTTCACAGGTTTCAGTGGCTTGAGGATGATGAAATTGGTTCAATCCCATTTGTTTGGAACTTTCTTGAAGGGCATAACAAGGTTGTTGAGAATGATGCAACCACTAAGCCAAAGGCAATCCATTACACTCGTGGAGGGCCATGGTTTGAAGCATGGAAGCATTGTGAATTTGCT